From the genome of Lotus japonicus ecotype B-129 chromosome 6, LjGifu_v1.2, one region includes:
- the LOC130726621 gene encoding uncharacterized protein LOC130726621, which produces MGFASFLGRLLFASLFILSAWQMYVEFDANGGPIAKELIPKLTVLKKNLSSKLGVGLPDIDEQHFVATIIFLKGLGGILFVFGSTLGAFFLLLHQGLTTPLLHDFYNYGPSKPEYHLLLNDFMLNTAVFGALLFFIGMKNTIPRRQLRKKTPKTKTV; this is translated from the exons ATGGGCTTCGCTTCCTTTCTGGGTCGTCTCCTCTTTGCTTCCCTCTTCATCCTCTCCGCATGGCAGAT gtATGTTGAATTTGATGCCAATGGTGGACCCATTGCTAAGGAGTTGATTCCCAAGCTCACTGTTCTAAAGAAAAATTTGTCCTCCAAATTGGGGGTAGGGCTACCAGATATTGAT GAACAGCATTTTGTTGCAACTATCATATTTCTAAAGGGGCTTGGAGGGATTCTATTTGTGTTTGGCAGCACACTTGGAGCTTTTTTCTTG CTTCTGCATCAGGGGCTTACTACTCCACTTCTGCATGATTTCTATAACTATGGACCCAGCAAGCCTGAATATCATCTCTTGCTGAACGATTTCATGCTG AACACAGCAGTTTTTGGAGCATTGCTATTCTTTATAGGGATGAAGAACACAATTCCCAGGAGACAACTAAGGAAGAAGACCCCAAAAACAAAGACAGTTTAG
- the LOC130722956 gene encoding enoyl-CoA delta isomerase 2, peroxisomal-like, whose protein sequence is MCTLEKRGSLFILTLTTDDDDQHRLNPTLISSLLTAITQIKSQATDGSALVTAAHGRFFCNGFDFDYARAAGSVTGSRTRLRHMSDSLRPVIAALFSLPMPTVAAVSGHAAAAGLILALAHDYVVMRSDRGVLYLPEMDLGITLPDYFAAVARAKIAPVQARRDLVLRGVKVRAVEALEMGIVHSAHDSAESTVEAAMRLGEELAGRKWVGEAYGEIRKSLYPEVCSVLGLTLKPVISKI, encoded by the coding sequence ATGTGTACATTAGAAAAACGAGGATCGCTCTTCATTCTAACCCTAACCACCGACGACGACGACCAACACCGTCTCAACCCCACCCTCATCTCTTCCCTCCTCACCGCAATTACCCAAATCAAGTCCCAAGCCACCGACGGCTCCGCCCTCGTCACCGCCGCGCACGGCAGATTCTTCTGCAACGGATTCGACTTCGACTATGCCCGGGCTGCCGGCTCCGTCACCGGATCCCGCACCCGCCTCCGACACATGTCCGACTCCCTCCGGCCTGTTATAGCAGCGCTGTTCTCCCTCCCGATGCCCACTGTCGCTGCCGTCTCCGGTCACGCCGCCGCTGCCGGGCTCATCCTCGCCTTGGCGCACGACTATGTCGTCATGAGGAGCGACCGCGGCGTACTCTACTTGCCGGAGATGGACCTCGGGATCACGCTTCCTGACTACTTCGCCGCCGTGGCGAGGGCGAAGATCGCGCCGGTGCAGGCGAGGCGCGATTTAGTGTTGAGAGGGGTGAAGGTTAGAGCGGTGGAGGCGCTGGAGATGGGGATTGTGCACTCGGCGCACGATAGCGCGGAAAGCACTGTTGAGGCTGCGATGCGCCTGGGGGAGGAGCTGGCTGGGAGGAAGTGGGTGGGTGAGGCTTATGGTGAAATCAGGAAGAGTTTGTACCCTGAAGTTTGTAGTGTTTTGGGTTTGACTCTCAAACCTGTTATCTCcaagatatga
- the LOC130722955 gene encoding DNA repair protein RAD5B-like, giving the protein MAEHSAATEEAEGGGGGTFTFQKVPSPSNNNNDVVYINGQRVLVAQPLTVVRALTSTGGARVHATPPLKVKDEPLEEEAVPEAARKRSMLSFDDFLKATNTKVASVEDSLKSMEGESPIQTAQEVADEGVVDMDTVCEAVKEEPVGEPSIQAMEGVIDVDTVKEESVVEPSIRAMEGVIDVEKVCVKKEAVKDEVKVVKVVKKEVVEERRIPNLEDGEFPDEPGWSLLGRKVEVAISTARGVKRLVDNEIVHFNFPLPNYSYKSQWIVRISTIRSGEVGRLPMEWAKAIIPLVQSGNVKVRGRCIAAPYSLQMMQEIMLLVSFYVHSSVFTECVDTSWRLEACGNINTATYPLLTLLNMLEIKPHRKADFTPDDIDTRKRLLYRKLDSDEAAALPLVKRRKGGEPAPEQNEDEQAISESALNKIIGAAEIFDLEEKAAPRTLTCELKPYQSQALYWMSEIEKGIDISNAESNLHPCWSAYNICNGRSIYVNIFTGEATNKFPKATKMARGGILADAMGLGKTVMTIALILSNPGRSKIGNNFIDGVNDNIITNKRKNASISNNVQGGTLIVCPMALLGQWKDELETHSAIRSISIFVHYGGGRTNSAELISEYDVVLTTYGVLSAAFRSDGENSIYHKIQWYRVVLDEAHHIKAHKSQVAQAAFALSSHCRWCLTGTPIQNSLEDLFSLLHFLGAEPWCSWAWWHKLVQRPYENNDPRALKLVKGILRTLMLRRTKETKDKYGRPILVLPPTDIKLIECEQSESERDFYDALFTRSKVQFDQYVAQGKVLHHYANILDLLMQLRRCCNHPFLVLCGSNPQKYADLSRLARKFLQTNTESSDICAPSDPQQHAELNRLASRFLQNCDSASNSIQSRGYIDEVLEHIQKGDTVECSICMDSPDDPVFTPCAHRFCRECLFNCWGNSAGGNCPICRQSLLKSDLITCPSESPFKVDIENNMTESSKVSELMKYLERIQMSTDEKSIVFSQWTSFFDLLENPLRSRGIGYLRFHGKLTQKQREKVLDEFNKTSEKRVLLMSLKAGGVGLNLTAASNVFLMDPWWNPAVEEQAIMRIHRIGQKRKVIVRRFIVKNTVEARLQQVQARKQMMISGALTDDEVRSARIHDLKILFS; this is encoded by the exons atGGCGGAACATTCCGCTGCAAcagaagaagctgaaggaggaggaggaggaacatTCACATTCCAGAAGGTTCCTTCCCCATCGAACAACAACAACGACGTCGTTTACATCAACGGCCAGCGCGTACTCGTCGCTCAGCCCCTCACCGTCGTCCGCGCCCTCACCAGCACCGGCGGCGCCCGCGTCCACGCCACGCCGCCGCTGAAGGTGAAGGATGAGCCGCTCGAAGAAGAAGCGGTTCCCGAGGCGGCGCGAAAACGGTCGATGCTCTCGTTTGACGATTTTCTCAAGGCCACGAACACGAAAGTCGCGTCCGTCGAGGACTCGCTGAAATCAATGGAAGGAGAATCGCCGATTCAAACGGCGCAAGAAGTTGCTGATGAGGGAGTCGTTGATATGGACACCGTTTGTGAGGCGGTGAAGGAAGAACCGGTTGGGGAACCGTCGATTCAGGCGATGGAAGGAGTCATCGATGTGGACACCGTTAAGGAAGAATCGGTTGTGGAACCATCGATTCGAGCGATGGAAGGAGTTATTGATGTGGAGAAGGTTTGTGTGAAGAAGGAAGCGGTTAAGGATGAGGTTAAGGTGGTGAAGGTGGTGAAGAAGGAGGTGGTGGAGGAGAGGAGGATCCCGAATCTGGAGGATGGCGAGTTTCCTGATGAACCAGGGTGGTCGTTGCTGGGAAGGAAGGTTGAGGTGGCCATTTCAACTGCAAGAGGAGTGAAGAGATTGGTGGACAATGAGATTGTTCATTTCAATTTCCCTCTCCCAAATTACTCTTATAAATCCCAATGGATCGTTCGCATCTCTACTATTCGTTCTGGAGAG GTTGGGAGGCTCCCAATGGAATGGGCTAAAGCTATCATTCCACTTGTGCAATCAGGAAATGTGAAGGTTCGAGGCCGATGCATTGCTGCGCCATATAGCCTGCAAATGATGCAAGAAATCATGTTGTTAGTGAG CTTCTATGTTCACAGCTCTGTTTTCACAGAGTGTGTTGATACTTCTTGGAGGCTAGAGGCTTGTGGTAATATAAACACTGCTACTTATCCACTCCTTACACTGCTCAACATGCTAGAGATTAAGCCACATCGGAAG GCTGATTTCACCCCTGATGATATAGATACTCGAAAGCGGTTACTTTATCGGAAG CTTGATTCAGATGAAGCTGCAGCTTTGCCTTTGGTAAAGCGTAGAAAGGGTGGCGAGCCAGCTCCTGAGCAGAATGAAGATGAACAGGCTATTTCTGAGTCAGCATTGAATAAGATTATTGGAGCTGCAGAAATATTTGACCTGGAG GAGAAAGCGGCACCACGCACCCTGACTTGTGAGCTGAAGCCTTACCAAAGTCAAGCTCTCTATTGGATGTCAGAAATTGAGAAAGGAATTGACATTTCAAATGCTGAGAGTAATCTACATCCTTGCTGGTCAGCTTACAATATATGCAATGG AAGGTCAATTTATGTGAACATCTTCACTGGGGAAGCAACAAACAAATTTCCAAAAGCAACAAAGATGGCAAGAGGAGGA ATTCTAGCTGATGCAATGGGACTTGGAAAGACTGTTATGACAATTGCTTTGATTCTCAGTAATCCAGGCAGGTCGAAGATAGGAAACAACTTTATAGATGGTGTAAATGACAATATTATCACAAATAAGAGGAAGAATGCTAGCATCTCAAACAATGTGCAGGGTGGCACTCTAATTGTTTGTCCCATGGCCTTATTAGGTCAGTGGAAG GATGAGCTTGAAACCCATTCAGCTATTCGCAGTATATCCATATTTGTCCATTATGGTGGGGGTAGAACCAATAGTGCTGAGTTGATTTCAGAGTATGATGTTGTCCTAACAACTTATGGAGTTCTCTCAGCTGCATTCAGAAGT GATGGGGAGAATAGCATCTATCACAAGATCCAATGGTATAGGGTGGTGCTAGACGAAGCTCATCATATCAAAGCGCATAAAAGTCAGGTTGCCCAGGCTGCTTTTGCTTTGTCCTCTCACTGCCGCTGGTGTCTAACTGGAACGCCTATTCAG AATAGTTTAGAAGACCTATTCAGTCTCTTGCACTTCTTGGGGGCTGAACCTTGGTGCAGCTGGGCATG GTGGCACAAGCTGGTTCAAAGGCCATATGAGAATAATGACCCAAGGGCCCTGAAATTGGTCAAGGGCATTTTGAGGACACTGATGTTAAGAAGAACGAAGGAAACAAAGGATAAATATGGAAG GCCTATACTTGTCCTGCCACCAACTGATATTAAATTGATTGAGTGCGAACAATCGGAATCTGAACGGGACTTCTATGATGCTCTCTTTACGAGATCTAAG GTTCAATTTGATCAGTATGTTGCACAAGGAAAAGTTCTTCATCATTATGCCAATATCCTCGACCTACTTATGCAGTTAAGACGGTGCTGTAACCATCCATTTCTGGTTCTGTG TGGAAGTAATCCCCAGAAATATGCAGACTTAAGCAGACTTGCAAGAAAATTCCTCCAGACAAATACTGAATCATCTGATATATGTGCCCCAAGTGATCCACAGCAACATGCAGAGTTGAACAGACTTGCTAGTAGGTTCCTTCAAAATTGTGATTCTGCCTCCAACTCTATCCAATCCCGTGGGTACATTGATGAGGTTTTGGAGCATATTCAAAAGGGTGACACTGTAGAATGCTCTATATGTATGGATTCACCAGATGATCCTGTGTTCACACCATGTGCACATAGGTTTTGTAGAGAGTGTTTATTCAATTGCTGGGGCAACTCAGCGGGTGGTAATTGTCCAATCTGTCGTCAGTCGCTCCTGAAAAGTGATCTGATTACTTGTCCATCTGAAAGCCCTTTCAAGGTTGATATTGAGAACAATATGACTGAATCTTCAAAAGTTTCTGAGCTAATGAAATACTTGGAACGTATTCAGATGTCAACTGATGAGAAGAGTATTGTCTTTAGTCAGTGGACTTCATTTTTTGATCTGTTGGAGAATCCATTGAGAAGTAGAGGAATTGGTTATTTAAGATTTCATGGGAAATTGACtcaaaaacagagggagaaagtTCTGGATGAATTTAACAAGACAAGTGAGAAAAGG GTGTTGTTGATGTCACTAAAAGCTGGTGGTGTGGGCTTGAACTTGACTGCAGCCTCCAATGTTTTCCTTATG GATCCATGGTGGAATCCTGCAGTTGAGGAGCAAGCAATAATGAGGATTCATCGTATTGGACAAAAGAGAAAAGTTATTGTTAGAAGATTCATCGTTAAG AACACAGTGGAAGCTCGTTTGCAACAAGTCCAAGCCAGGAAACAGATGATGATATCTGGTGCCCTCACCGATGATGAAGTTCGGTCTGCTAGGATTCATGACCTCAAAATCTTATTCTCATGA